Within Gemmatimonadota bacterium, the genomic segment CAGTAATACCAGCCCAGATCAACTCGGCCCACGTAACGTCTATCGAATGAGAGCCATTGAGGCACTCCCCTAAATCGGGGGAAAATCCTTTTGCGGTGTAATTGAGCTTCGGCATCTTATTTCCTAAAATATTTTCAATAGCAGTAGTTTATCCAGGGTTCAGAGACAGACAGCATTTGGGACTTTTGAAAGCATAAGCAGACGGATTATTTTGTCAAATAACTCGCATCTACACCGCGGTCAATTCGGGAATGTGCTCTTCCTCATATCTCTCAATCAGCACACCAATAACTTCCATCATTGAGGCGAGGGGGTGATCTTCATTCTCGCCTATCACATCAATCAAATCATCCAGTATAGCCACAAGCCGTTGATATTCGCTCTCATCATGAGGAACGAACACAACAGGAGTTAGCACGGGCCATACATCCTGAGCAGTTCGTATTTCCGATACCATAATCTACTCTTTCCCTTTATCGGACTCGTCATGCGTCAAAACCGCACGAATGTAATTTTCTGTCGGTTGTAATGTATTGCTCCGATATCCACATTGCAAGGATTCGCTTTGAACCTCAACGAACTATTTTAAGTGCTCATTGAAATCAAATACCTTGACAAAAGTTAAAAATCGGCTATTTCTTAGATGGATGTAATCAATCGCTTGAGCCAAAAATATGAGCCATTTTGCGAGTATCAAACAGAAGTGATTGAACACGAGGCAGGCCATGTAAGCAACGCACCATCAGAGGGGACTATAACCATGGCTATTCCAAATCCCACCATCAAATTTACCTACGAAGATTATCTGAACACGCCGGACGACAAGCGTTACGAACTTTTGGACGGAGAGTTGGTTATGCCCCCTGCACCGGGAGAAAGTCATCAAAACGTGTCCGCCATGCTCGGATGGAAATTGACTCAGTTCGCGGTTGAGAATCGCATGGGGCGGGTCTATCACGCGCCCTTCGACGTGGTGCTGTCGAACATGGATGTGGTGCAACCCGACTTGATCTTCGTCTCCAATGAGCGCGCTGCTATCATCACTCCCGCAAATATTCAAGGCGCACCAGACCTCGTTGTCGAAATCCTATCTCCTTCCACAGCCGCACGCGATAAGACCTTCAAGCGCAGCCTGTATGCCAAGCACGGCATAACCGAGTACTGGATGGTCGATCTCACCGAAAAAACCATAACAATCCTGCGCCTCGGCGAGCGCGAATTCGAGGTTGTCGATACCTACGGCGAAGGGGAAATATTGACTTCACCCACATTGCAAGGATTCACTTTGAGCCTCGACGACATATTTTAAGACAGCCTTGACAACATTAAAAAGTTCGGCTATTTTGCAATCCCACTGCAAAATAGCCGCTTTTTTCTACCCCAAATGTATATTACCCGCACTCTTGAATCCTTTGTCGCATCTTCCCAATTTCCCTTCTCATCTTAATGATACCCGACCTCTTACCCCTAAAACCCTACCTCCGCGAAACCGTCTGGGGAGGGCGCAGCCTGGGGACACACTACAACAAAGCACTCCCCCCGAGTGTGCCCATTGGCGAATCGTGGGAAGTCTCGGCATACAAAGGGATGGAAAGCATTGTCTCAGTCGGTCCCCTTGCCGGACAAAACCTCGCAGACCTCGTCGCAATTTACGGTGCCGACCTTCTCGGACAGCGCGTTATCCAGCGTTACGGCACCGAATTCCCATTGCTCATCAAACTCCTCGATGCACGCGACGACCTCTCCATTCAGGTACACCCCGACGATACTTACGCCCGTACAGAAAACCTGGGCACGTATGGCAAAACAGAAGCGTGGTACATACTCAAATCAGACCAGGGGCGCGTGGCTTGTGGCCTGAAAGACGGCGTAGATAAACACAGCTTGAAATTATCCATCCGCGAAAACCGCGTACAGGACACCGTGCAATTCTTCGATGTACAGGAAGGCGATGTAATCTTCGTACCCCCCGGCACAGTACACGCCCTGTGCCAGAACGTCATGATCTACGAAGTACAACAATCCAGCGACCTCACCTTTCGCATCTACGACTACAATCGCCCCGGCACCGACGGCAAGCCGCGCGAACTGCACATTGACCGCGCCCTCGACGTCATCGCCTTTGACGCACCCGCGCCAGAACCGCGGAACTCACGTCACGAGGCAAACGCCACACTCATCGGAGCAGAAGACACCGAATACTTCCGTCTCGAACGCTTCGCCCCTGCTGGCATCGTCCAGCACGCCTATCCCACAT encodes:
- a CDS encoding Uma2 family endonuclease, producing the protein MAIPNPTIKFTYEDYLNTPDDKRYELLDGELVMPPAPGESHQNVSAMLGWKLTQFAVENRMGRVYHAPFDVVLSNMDVVQPDLIFVSNERAAIITPANIQGAPDLVVEILSPSTAARDKTFKRSLYAKHGITEYWMVDLTEKTITILRLGEREFEVVDTYGEGEILTSPTLQGFTLSLDDIF
- a CDS encoding class I mannose-6-phosphate isomerase, which codes for MIPDLLPLKPYLRETVWGGRSLGTHYNKALPPSVPIGESWEVSAYKGMESIVSVGPLAGQNLADLVAIYGADLLGQRVIQRYGTEFPLLIKLLDARDDLSIQVHPDDTYARTENLGTYGKTEAWYILKSDQGRVACGLKDGVDKHSLKLSIRENRVQDTVQFFDVQEGDVIFVPPGTVHALCQNVMIYEVQQSSDLTFRIYDYNRPGTDGKPRELHIDRALDVIAFDAPAPEPRNSRHEANATLIGAEDTEYFRLERFAPAGIVQHAYPTFAALTVLAGQAQLNKTFTAQTGDTFFIPANRTVTVSPKEQVEYLISSCG